The window GCTGTACGCGCTCGCCTCCTACGGGCCCGAATCCGACGGCCGACACGACGAGCAGGAGGTCCTCAGCACGGCACTGGACTGGTTCTGTCCCTCCTACGCCACCTGCGAGGACTGACCCACCGCCGCCCGGGGGCCGGCCGCCCGGCCGGCCCCCGGGGCGGGGTGGTCACTTGTACTGACCGGGGGTGTAGTGGCCCGGGACCGCGCGGGTCGTCACGCCGAACCGGTTCCAGGCGTTGATCACCGTGATCGAGGCGATCAAGTGGGCCAGTTCGGCCTCGTCGAAGTGCGCGGCGGCCTTCTCGTACACCTCGTCCGGCACGAAGCCGTCGGTGAGGACGGTGACGGCCTCCGTCAGCTCGATCGCGGCGAGCTCCTTCTCCGAATAGAAGTGCCGCGACTCCTCCCAGGCGGCCAGCTGCACGATCCGCTCCACGCTCTCGCCGGCCGCGAGCGCGTCCTTCGTGTGCATGTCCAGGCAGAACGCGCAGTGGTTGAGCTGCGAGGCACGGATCTTGACCAGCTCGCGCAGCCGCGAATCGAGGCCCTGGCCCGCGGCCGCGTCCATCCGGACCATCGCCTTGTAGACCTCGGGAGCGTGCTTGGCCCACTGCATACGGGGCTCGTGCTCGGGCGCGTAGGCGGGGGCGCCTTCGGTGGTGTTCGTGGGTTCGCCGGTGTTCGTCGTCGTAGCCATACGTCCGACCCTATGAGTGAAGCAGCCCAGGAGTATGGTCCATTTCCATGGCGGAATCATGGGCCACTCTGGGCCTGGACCTGCATCTGGAACCGGCCGGTCCCGGCGTGCGCCGCGGCCTCACCGACGCACTGCGCGAGGCGGTCCGCGGCGGCCGTCTGGCCCCCGGAACCCGGCTGCCCTCCTCCCGGAGCCTCGCCGCCGACCTGGGTATCGCCCGCAACACGGTCGCCGATGCCTACGCCGACCTGGTCGCCGAGGGCTGGCTCACCGCCCGCCAGGGCTCCGGCACGCGCGTGGCCAGAGGGGCACCCGCCTCGCCGTTCGGGCCGTCGCCGAGCGCGGACGCCCGGCGGGCCGGCGCGGCCCGGCAGCCCCGCGAACGCCCCCGCCCCGTCCACGACCTCGTCCCCGGCACCCCGGACCTCGCCTCCTTCCCCCGCACGCAGTGGCTCAAGGCCGCCCGCCGCGCCCTGGCCACCGCGCCCCACCACGCCCTCGGCTACGGCGACCCGCGTGGCCGCCCGGAACTGCGCACCGCCCTTGCCGGGCATCTCGCCCGGGTCCGGGGCGTCCGCACCGACCCCGACCACCTGCTGGTCTGTGCGGGCTTCTCGCACGGACTGCGGATCCTCGGCACGGTGCTGCGGGCGCGCGGCGTCACCACGGTCGCCGTCGAGTCGTACGGCCTCGACGTGCACTGGGACCTCCTGGCCCGCGTGGGCCTGCGCACCCGTCCCCTGCCCTTCGACGGACTCGGCACCGTCACCGGCGACTTGGCCGGACCCGGAGCGGTCCTGCTCACCCCCGCCCACCAGTTCCCGATGGGCGTGCCCCTGCACCCCGACCGGCGCGCGGCCGTGACCGACTGGGCCCGGCGCACCGGCGGCCTGATCCTGGAGGACGACTACGACGGCGAGTTCCGCTACGACCGCCAGCCCGTCGGCGCGCTCCAGGGCCTCGACCCCGACCACGTGGTCTACCTGGGCACGGCGAGCAAGTCCCTGGCCCCGGGACTGCGCCTGGCCTGGATGGCCCTGCCCCCGTCCCTCATGGAGGAGGCCACCGCCGCCAAGGGTCCCTCCGACACCTGCGGGGTGCTGGACCAGCTGACGCTCGCGGAGTTCATCACCTCCGGCGCCTACGACCGTCATGTGCGCTCGGCCCGGCTGCGCTACCGGCGCCGCCGTGACGCCCTGGTCGAGGCCCTCGCCACCCGCGCGCCCGACGTCCACCCCACCGGCATCGCCGCCGGTCTGCACGCCGTGCTGCGCCTGCCGCCCGGCACCGAACCGGCGGTGGTCCAGGCAGCCGCCTGGCAGGGCCTCGCCCTGCACGGACTGTCCCGCTTCCGCCACGAGCAGGCCGCCGTGGCACCGCTGGACGCGCTGGTCGTCGGCTACGGCACCCCACCGGACCACGCGTGGGCGGGCGCCCTGGACGCCCTGTGCCGGGTGCTGCCCTGACGGCCCGTCGCGTGCCCCGTCGAGCGGTGCTCACGCCTTCGTGGCAGGCAACTCCTCGACCGGCCCCTGCTCGACCGGCGCCTCCCCGAACCGGGCCAGCGCCAGGGCGCCCGCCACCGCCACCGCGAAGCCGAGCACCGCGAGCCAGGCCAGGCCCTCGCGGGTGCGGTCGCCCAGCCACACCACCCCGACCGCCGCGGGGCCGATCGTCTCGCCGATGACCATGCCCGCGGTGGCCGTGGTCACCGAACCTCGCTGGAGGGCCGAGGTCAGCAGCAGGAAGGCGGCTCCACCGCCGATGAGCAGCGCGTAGGCCGCCGGGTTGGTGAACAGCACCGACGGGGCGAGCGAGTCGATCAGCCGCACCGCCACCTCGACCACGCCGAAGCCGAAACCCGCTCCCAGGCCGAGGAGCAGGGCACGCACGCGCTCGGGCAGACGGCCGCCGACCGCCCCGAGCAGCAGCACGGCCAGCGCCGCGCCGAGCATCGCCCACTTCAGCGCCGCCGAGCCGTCCTCGTGGCCCTCCGTGCCCGAGGCCAGTCCCAGCATGGCCAGACCGGCGCAGACGACGCCCACCGCCGACCACTCCAGCGAACTGAGCCGCACCCGCAGCAGCCGGGACGCGGTCACCGCCGTCACCGCGAGGCTGGCGGCGAGGGCCGCGCCGACCACGTAGATGGGCAGCGAGCGCAGGGCCGCGATCTGGAGCAGGAACCCGAGGCCGTCCAGGCCCAGGCCCGCCACATACCGCCACTGCCGCACCGCCCGCAGCAGCAGCGCCGCCTCCCCGCCCCCGCCGGTGTCCGCCGCGGCGCGCGTGGCGATGGCCTGGAGCACCGTCGCCGTCCCGAAACACACCGCCGCGCCGAGCGCGCACACCATTCCGAAGAGCACGAGGCGACTCTAGGGGAGCGGGGTGTCCGGGCGTCACCAGATCCAGGACCCCGCGGTCCAGCAGCCGTTCCTCGCTCGCATGGCGGACACGGGAACGGTGCCGTGGGGTGGGCCCGGTAGGCTGACGACGGGCCGTGACTGGCGCGCTGGGATGGGACCGACCATCGGGGAGCGGCCCGAACGGAAAGTGTGCCGTGCGCCTGGGCCGTAACGTGAACGCCGATGCCACGTCCGGAGGTCCCGATGCCTGAGAACACCGCGCCCCTGTCCAACGAGTCCACCGCCTTCCGTGCCGCCCTCGACGTGATCCGCGCCGTCGAGCCGCGCGTGGCCGACGCCATCGGCCAGGAGGTGGCCGACCAGCGCGAGATGCTCAAGCTGATCGCCTCCGAGAACTACGCCTCCCCGGCCACCCTGCTGACCATGGGCAACTGGTTCAGCGACAAGTACGCCGAGGGCACCGTCGGCCGCCGCTTCTACGCCGGCTGCCGCAACGTCGACACCGTCGAGTCGCTGGCCGCCGAGCACGCCAGGGAACTCTTCGGTGCCCGCCACGCCTACGTCCAGCCGCACTCCGGCATCGACGCCAACCTCGTCGCCTTCTGGGCCGTCCTCGCCCAGCGCGTGGAGGCACCCGCCCTGGAGAAGGCCGGGGTCCGCCAGGTCAACGACCTCTCCGACGCGGACTGGGCCGAACTGCGCCAGGCCTTCGGCAACCAGCGCATGCTCGGCATGTCCCTGGACGCCGGCGGGCACCTCACCCACGGCTTCCGCCCGAACATCTCCGGGAAGATGTTCGACCAGCGCTCCTACGGCACCGACCCGGTCACCGGCCTCCTCGACTACGAGGCCCTGCGCGCCTCCGCCCGCGAGTTCAAGCCGCTGATCATCGTCGCGGGCTACTCGGCCTACCCGCGCCTGGTGAACTTCCGGATCATGCGCGAGATCGCCGACGAGGTCGGCGCCACGCTCATGGTCGACATGGCCCACTTCGCGGGCCTGGTCGCCGGCAAGGTCCTCACCGGCGACTTCGACCCGGTTCCGCACGCCCAGATCGTCACCACCACCACCCACAAGTCCCTGCGCGGCCCGCGCGGCGGCATGGTCCTGTGCGACGACTCCCTCAAGGACCAGGTCGACCGGGGCTGCCCGATGGTCCTCGGCGGTCCCCTCCCGCACGTCATGGCCGCCAAGGCCGTCGCCCTGGCCGAGGCCCGCCGGCCCTCCTTCCAGGACTACGCCCAGCGCATCGTCGACAACTCCCGCGCGCTCGCCGAGGGCCTGACGCGCCGTGGTGCCACCCTCGTCACCGGCGGCACCGACAACCACCTCAACCTGATCGACGTCGCCTCCTCCTACGGCCTCACCGGCCGCCAGGCCGAGGCCGCGCTGCTCGAGTCCGGCATCGTCACCAACCGCAACGCGATCCCGGCCGACCCCAACGGCGCCTGGTACACCTCCGGCATCCGTATCGGCACCCCCGCGCTGACGACCCGCGGTCTGGGCACCGCCGAGATGGACGAGGTCGCCGGCCTGATCGATCGTGTCCTGACGGCCACCGAGCCCGGCACCACCGGCAAGGGCACCCCCTCCAAGGCCCAGCACGTCCTCGACCCGAAGATCGCGGACGAGATCTCCCACCGGGCCACGGACCTCGTGGCGGGCTTCCCGCTCTACCCGGAGATCGACCTCGGCTGACCCGCCCCCACAGGGGACGCGAAGGCCCCGTGACCCGCGGGTCACGGGGCTCGGCGCGGCGTGCCGCCGGCCGCCCACGGCAACTGATCACCGACCGGTGGCGCGCACTGTGTTCCCCGTCTCATCGTTGCGGGCGGTCACCGCGGCCTCATCGACGCTGCGGCCCCCCGTCCCGCGTTCTCACAGCCTTGCCGCATCGCGCGCCAGGATCCGGTTCCCACCTGTTTCCGGCCGGTTCCGGATCGGGCCCCCTTACCTGAGAGAATGGTGAGCATGGCGACTGACCGACCCCGCGTGCTCTCAGGAATCCAGCCCACCGCCGGATCGTTCCACCTCGGCAACTACCTCGGCGCCGTACGCCAGTGGGTGGCCCTTCAAGAGACCCACGACGCCTTCTACATGGTCGTCGACCTGCACGCGATCACGGTCCAGCAGGACCCGGCCGAGCTGCGGGCCAACACCCGGCTCGCCGCCGCCCAGCTGCTGGCCGCCGGTCTGGACCCGGCCCGCTGCACGCTGTTCGTCCAGAGCCACGTCCCCGAGCACGCCCAGCTCGCCTGGGTCATGAACTGCCTCACCGGCTTCGGCGAGGCCGGCCGCATGACCCAGTTCAAGGACAAGTCCCTCAAGCAGGGCACCGACCGGACCTCCGTCGGCCTGTTCACGTACCCGATCCTCCAGGTCGCCGACATCCTGCTCTACCAGGCCAACGAGGTGCCGGTCGGCGAGGACCAGCGCCAGCACATCGAACTCACCCGCGACCTCGCCGAGCGTTTCAACGGCCGCTTCGGCCAGACCTTCACCGTCCCGGACGCGTACATCCTCAAGGAGACGGCGAAGATCTACGACCTCCAGGACCCGACGATCAAGATGAGCAAGTCGGCGTCGACGCCGAAGGGCCTCATCAATCTCCTGGACGACCCGAAGGCCACCGCCAAGAAGGTCAAGAGCGCGGTGACGGACACCGACACCGTCATCCGCTACGACCTGGAGACCAAGGCGGGCGTCAGCAACCTCCTGACGATCTATTCGACGCTGACCGGGGCGGGTATTGGCGAACTGGAGGAGAAGTACGCCGGCAAGGGCTACGGTGCGCTCAAGACGGACCTCGCCGAGGTCATGGTGGAGTTCGTGACGCCGTTCCGGGAGCGGACTCAGCAGTACCTGGACGACCCGGAGACCCTGGACTCGATCCTGGCCAAGGGCGCGGAGAAGGCGCGCGCGGTCGCGGCGGAGACTCTTTCCCAGGCGTACGACCGGGTGGGTTTCCTGCCCGCCAAGCACTGAGGCGCACCACCGCACACGCGCACCGCGACGCAGAGCGCTGTACATCACTGCGGCTGCGCCTGCCCACAACGGTGCGGTGGTCGTACAGTCATAGCCGGACGGCAGTGACGAAACGGCTGAGAACGAAACAGAAGAACACATCCGGCACGACGAAGGAGACGACGTGGGGACCGTAACGATCGGCGTGTCGATCGCGGTCCCGGAGCCCCACGGCAGCCTGCTCCAGCAGCGGCGCGCGGGCTTCGGCGACGCCGCGGCTCACGGCATCCCCACGCACGTCACCCTGCTCCCGCCGACGGAGGTCGACTCCGGGGAGCTGCCGGCCGTGGAGGCCCATCTGACGGAGGTGGCCGCGGCCGGGCGCCCCTTCACCATGCGGCTGTCCGGCACGGACACCTTCCGGCCGCTGTCCCCGGTGGTCTATGTGCGCGTCGTCGAGGGCGCCGAGGCGTGCGCGGGGCTGCAGCAGCAGGTCCGCGACCCCTCCGGGCCGCTGGCGCGCGAACTCCAGTTCCCCTACCACCCGCATGTGACGGTGGCGCACGGCATCGACGACGCGGCGATGGACCGCGCCTTCGAGGAGCTCGCCGGGTACGAGGCCGAGTGGGCGTGCACCGGGTTCGCCCTGCACGAACAGGGTCCCGACGGGGTGTGGCGCAAGCTGCGGGAGTTCGGCTTCGGCGGCAGCACGGTGGTGCCTCCGCAGGCGGCCCCCGTGGACAGCGGCACGCTGCCCGCCCGGTAGGCACCTGCCCCGGCGTTCCCGCACGGCGGCGAACGGACACCGCCCGGACCGCTACAGCGGCAGCCGCCGGTAGACCGCGCGCGGCAGATGCCGCAGCACGGTCGTCACCACCCGGAGCACACCGGGCACCCACACCGTCTCCGAGCGCCTGCGCAGGCCGAGTTCGACGGCGGTGGCGACCTGCTCCGGAGTGACGGTGAAGGGTTCGGCCTCGCGGCCGGCGGTCGCCCTGGAGCGCACGAATCCGGGGCGCACGACCATGACGTGCACCCCGGTGCCGTACAGCGCGTCGCCCAGGCCCTGGGTGAAGGTGTCGAGGCCGGCCTTGCTCGAGCCGTAGATGAAGTCCGCGCGGCGGGCGCGTTCGCCCGCGGCCGAGGAGAGCACCACCAGCGAGCCGTGCCCCTGGTTCTGCAGCCCCTGCCCGGCCACCAGGCCCGCGGACACCGCCCCGGTGTAGTTCGTCTGCGCGACCCGGACCGCGTTCAGTGGCACCCGCTCGTCGTACGCCTGGTCGCCGAGGACGCCGAAGGCCAGCAGCACCATGTCGATACGGTCCTCGGCGAAGACCTTGCCGAGGACCGTCTCGTGGGAGGCGCAGTCCAGCGCGTCGAAGGGCACGGTGCGCACCTCCACCCTCAGGGTGCGCAGATGCGCGGCGGCCTCCTCCAGGGCCGGTGAGGGGCGGCCCGCCAGCCAGACGGTCCGGGTGCGGCGGGCGATCAGGCGGCGCACGGTGGCCAGGGCGATCTCGGATGTGCCGCCGAGGACCAGCAGTGACCGGGGAAGACGCGAGAGACCGGGGGCATCCTTCACGGCAGACGACTGTATCGTCCGGTTATGCGTGTTTTGACGCAGAAACGCGGTGTTCACGTTGCCACGGAGCGGGCACAGTCGGAATCATGGACTGGCTGAAGAAGCTTCCCGTCGTCGGGCCGTGGGTGGCCCGCCTGATGACCACGCACGCGTGGCGGTCGTACGAACGTCTGGACCGGGTCAAGTGGTCGCGACTGGCCGCCGCCATGACGTTCATCAGCTTCATCGCGCTGTTCCCGCTGCTGACGGTGGCCGCCGCGGTCGGCGCCGCCACGCTCAGTCCGGAGCAGCAGCACACGCTCCAGAACAAGATCGTCCA of the Streptomyces sp. NBC_01788 genome contains:
- a CDS encoding carboxymuconolactone decarboxylase family protein → MATTTNTGEPTNTTEGAPAYAPEHEPRMQWAKHAPEVYKAMVRMDAAAGQGLDSRLRELVKIRASQLNHCAFCLDMHTKDALAAGESVERIVQLAAWEESRHFYSEKELAAIELTEAVTVLTDGFVPDEVYEKAAAHFDEAELAHLIASITVINAWNRFGVTTRAVPGHYTPGQYK
- the pdxR gene encoding MocR-like pyridoxine biosynthesis transcription factor PdxR, translating into MAESWATLGLDLHLEPAGPGVRRGLTDALREAVRGGRLAPGTRLPSSRSLAADLGIARNTVADAYADLVAEGWLTARQGSGTRVARGAPASPFGPSPSADARRAGAARQPRERPRPVHDLVPGTPDLASFPRTQWLKAARRALATAPHHALGYGDPRGRPELRTALAGHLARVRGVRTDPDHLLVCAGFSHGLRILGTVLRARGVTTVAVESYGLDVHWDLLARVGLRTRPLPFDGLGTVTGDLAGPGAVLLTPAHQFPMGVPLHPDRRAAVTDWARRTGGLILEDDYDGEFRYDRQPVGALQGLDPDHVVYLGTASKSLAPGLRLAWMALPPSLMEEATAAKGPSDTCGVLDQLTLAEFITSGAYDRHVRSARLRYRRRRDALVEALATRAPDVHPTGIAAGLHAVLRLPPGTEPAVVQAAAWQGLALHGLSRFRHEQAAVAPLDALVVGYGTPPDHAWAGALDALCRVLP
- a CDS encoding glycine hydroxymethyltransferase; this translates as MPENTAPLSNESTAFRAALDVIRAVEPRVADAIGQEVADQREMLKLIASENYASPATLLTMGNWFSDKYAEGTVGRRFYAGCRNVDTVESLAAEHARELFGARHAYVQPHSGIDANLVAFWAVLAQRVEAPALEKAGVRQVNDLSDADWAELRQAFGNQRMLGMSLDAGGHLTHGFRPNISGKMFDQRSYGTDPVTGLLDYEALRASAREFKPLIIVAGYSAYPRLVNFRIMREIADEVGATLMVDMAHFAGLVAGKVLTGDFDPVPHAQIVTTTTHKSLRGPRGGMVLCDDSLKDQVDRGCPMVLGGPLPHVMAAKAVALAEARRPSFQDYAQRIVDNSRALAEGLTRRGATLVTGGTDNHLNLIDVASSYGLTGRQAEAALLESGIVTNRNAIPADPNGAWYTSGIRIGTPALTTRGLGTAEMDEVAGLIDRVLTATEPGTTGKGTPSKAQHVLDPKIADEISHRATDLVAGFPLYPEIDLG
- the trpS gene encoding tryptophan--tRNA ligase — protein: MATDRPRVLSGIQPTAGSFHLGNYLGAVRQWVALQETHDAFYMVVDLHAITVQQDPAELRANTRLAAAQLLAAGLDPARCTLFVQSHVPEHAQLAWVMNCLTGFGEAGRMTQFKDKSLKQGTDRTSVGLFTYPILQVADILLYQANEVPVGEDQRQHIELTRDLAERFNGRFGQTFTVPDAYILKETAKIYDLQDPTIKMSKSASTPKGLINLLDDPKATAKKVKSAVTDTDTVIRYDLETKAGVSNLLTIYSTLTGAGIGELEEKYAGKGYGALKTDLAEVMVEFVTPFRERTQQYLDDPETLDSILAKGAEKARAVAAETLSQAYDRVGFLPAKH
- a CDS encoding 2'-5' RNA ligase family protein; the encoded protein is MGTVTIGVSIAVPEPHGSLLQQRRAGFGDAAAHGIPTHVTLLPPTEVDSGELPAVEAHLTEVAAAGRPFTMRLSGTDTFRPLSPVVYVRVVEGAEACAGLQQQVRDPSGPLARELQFPYHPHVTVAHGIDDAAMDRAFEELAGYEAEWACTGFALHEQGPDGVWRKLREFGFGGSTVVPPQAAPVDSGTLPAR
- a CDS encoding decaprenylphospho-beta-D-erythro-pentofuranosid-2-ulose 2-reductase, producing MKDAPGLSRLPRSLLVLGGTSEIALATVRRLIARRTRTVWLAGRPSPALEEAAAHLRTLRVEVRTVPFDALDCASHETVLGKVFAEDRIDMVLLAFGVLGDQAYDERVPLNAVRVAQTNYTGAVSAGLVAGQGLQNQGHGSLVVLSSAAGERARRADFIYGSSKAGLDTFTQGLGDALYGTGVHVMVVRPGFVRSRATAGREAEPFTVTPEQVATAVELGLRRRSETVWVPGVLRVVTTVLRHLPRAVYRRLPL